A window of Miscanthus floridulus cultivar M001 unplaced genomic scaffold, ASM1932011v1 os_2477_2_3, whole genome shotgun sequence contains these coding sequences:
- the LOC136535011 gene encoding uncharacterized protein has translation MVKISSTSASFLLITCYGPANDRRKDEFLAELQAVKPLTAVPWMIIGHFNIIYQASDKSNLNLNRRLMGKFRRALDECELMEITLQNRRYTWSNERENPTLVRLDRVFCNSEWEMTFPNFALSALATGASDHCPLILTRQDRAARKAMFKFENHWLKIDGFQGVVQAAWNKPQLGSAHTVLRKKLAETARALRSWSKPLFSNARL, from the coding sequence ATGGTCAAAATATCATCCACCAGTGCTTCTTTCTTATTGATAACATGTTATGGCCCAGCAAATGATAGGAGAAAGGATGAATTCCTAGCTGAATTGCAAGCTGTCAAGCCGCTCACTGCTGTGCCGTGGATGATTATAGGACATTTCAACATCATATACCAAGCAAGTGACAAGAGCAACTTAAATCTGAACAGAAGGTTAATGGGAAAGTTTAGGAGAGCTTTGGACGAATGTGAGCTCATGGAGATAACGCTGCAGAATAGGAGATACACATGGTCAAATGAAAGGGAAAACCCAACCTTGGTGCGGTTGGACAGAGTTTTCTGCAACTCCGAGTGGGAAATGACGTTCCCAAACTTCGCACTTAGCGCGTTGGCGACTGGTGCCTCGGATCACTGTCCCCTCATCCTCACCCGCCAAGACCGAGCAGCAAGGAAGGCGATGTTCAAATTCGAAAATCATTGGCTGAAGATCGATGGCTTCCAAGGGGTGGTGCAGGCGGCCTGGAACAAGCCACAGCTTGGATCGGCGCACACCGTGCTGAGAAAGAAACTGGCAGAGACTGCACGGGCACTGCGTAGTTGGAGCAAACCACTATTCAGTAACGCACGCCTGTAG